A single region of the Amphiura filiformis chromosome 7, Afil_fr2py, whole genome shotgun sequence genome encodes:
- the LOC140157224 gene encoding sialidase-4-like isoform X3, with protein MRIFTSAVQNIERTLLSSRRRMLANLHNPVPIVDQETNTVFVLYQADGTKIYSTKSTDLGQTWTSPVNVTDQITADSGSNAVENFFTGPGHGTQLQSGRLVLQGYMHTGYSNPSGPLTSNAGVLLSDDHGDKWYVGGLVPKTTPGGTGVYTDETSVALLADDSICLNSRTLGKCQPRAQSFSQDGGKTFGPLQMVPNLIEPTNGCGVAAGCEGSVLGFPSPDGSSERWALFSNPASKVFRFRMSIRLSRDGCKTWSNAWKIRCCASGYSDLTQYSANEVSNPNFAIVYENGVFDSIGKITFQTFNLSNVTQGISCCSCCCCTCC; from the exons atgaggatatttacatcagccgtccagaacattgaaagaactctgttatcttcaagaagaagaatgctggctaa TTTACATAATCCTGTGCCAATCGTTGACCAAGAAACGAACACCGTGTTTGTTTTATACCAAGCAGATGGAACAAAAATATATTCGACAAAG AGTACCGATCTCGGGCAAACGTGGACTTCTCCTGTGAACGTAACAGACCAAATCACTGCAGACTCTGGCAGCAATGCCGTAGAAAACTTCTTTACAG GCCCAGGACATGGAACCCAATTGCAATCAGGAAGACTTGTATTACAAGGCTACATGCATACAGGCTACTCGAACCCGTCCGGTCCTCTTA CTTCCAATGCTGGTGTATTGCTGAGTGATGACCATGGCGACAAATGGTATGTGGGTGGGCTTGTGCCAAAAACGACACCAGGGGGAACAGGAGTCTACACCGATGAGACTTCG GTGGCACTTCTTGCAGACGACTCCATATGCCTCAACTCTCGGACATTAGGGAAATGTCAACCAAGAGCACAATCTTTCAGCCAGGATGGTGGGAAAACGTTTGGTCCTCTTCAAATGGTGCCGAATTTAATTGAACCGACCAACGGTTGTGGAGTGGCGGCTGGGTGTGAA GGGTCCGTTTTAGGGTTCCCATCTCCGGACGGAAGCTCTGAAAGATGGGCGTTATTTTCGAATCCAGCCAGTAAAGTGTTTCGCTTCCGAATGTCTATTCGACTCAGTAGAGATGGCTGCAAAACCTGGAGTAACGCATGGAAAATAAGATGTTGTGCCAGCGGATACTCAGACCTGACGCAGTACTCAGCTAACGAAGTGTCGAACCCAAATTTTGCCATCGTCTACGAAAATGGGGTTTTCGACAGCATCGGAAAAATAACGTTTCAAACGTTTAATTTGAGCAATGTCACCCAAGGCATATCATGTTGCTCTTGTTGCTGCTGCACTTGTTGCTAA
- the LOC140157225 gene encoding uncharacterized protein codes for MAFMSVTIKVVDSQHPEIIIVIQKAPIGSNLHKVMTLGHQQYPEKFSFKVVEYEELGSYVTCINGVCEQKPIHWMIYGSNDELLPKGIDNTTPKNGDTYTWKYEYAAASACDQTS; via the exons ATGGCTTTTATGAGTGTAACCATCAAAGTTGTGGATAGTCAGCATCCAGAAATCATAATAGTAATACAGAAGGCTCCAATTGGCTCAAATTTACACAAAGTTATGACCCTAGGTCACCAGCAATATCCGGAaaaattcag CTTCAAAGTTGTTGAATATGAGGAACTTGGGAGTTACGTCACATGCATAAATGGTGTATGTGAACAGAAACCAATCCATTGGATGATTTACGGTAGCAATGACGAACTGCTACCAAAAG GTATTGACAACACTACACCAAAGAACGGTGACACTTATACCTGGAAGTACGAATATGCTGCGGCTTCCGCGTGTGATCAAACAAGTTAG